A portion of the Bacillus sp. es.034 genome contains these proteins:
- the ftsA gene encoding cell division protein FtsA: MNSNEIYVSLDIGTSTVKVIIGEMTNDSLNIIGVGNVNSEGIRKGSIVDIDETVHTIKKAVEQAERMVGLSISQVIVGITGNHVSLQSCHGVVAVSSDNREIGDEDVLRVMDAAQVVSIPPEREIINVIPRQFIVDGLDEITDPRGMIGVRLEMEGTIITGSKTILHNTLRCVEKAGLEIVDIVLQPLAAGTVALSKDEKNLGAALIDIGGGSTTIAVFEQGHLKATTVLPVGGEHITKDLSIGLRTSTDDAEKIKTKYGHAFYDHASEDEVFSVPIIGSDQHQQFNQLEISDIIEARLEEILDLISHELKRLGIRDLPGGYVLTGGVANLPGVLELAQIVFQNRVRVAIPDYIGVREPQYTTAVGLIKYAQKNARLQGRSVSAEPVPVEAAEKRQSKPVNKKPKPAKIKEEEHEDEKAMSKVKKFFGYFFE, translated from the coding sequence GTGAACAGCAATGAAATTTACGTTAGCCTAGACATCGGTACATCCACAGTGAAAGTAATCATTGGTGAAATGACAAATGATTCCTTAAACATAATCGGTGTAGGAAATGTGAACTCAGAAGGAATCAGAAAAGGTTCCATCGTAGATATAGACGAAACTGTTCATACAATCAAGAAGGCAGTTGAACAAGCTGAAAGGATGGTCGGTTTATCCATAAGCCAGGTCATCGTAGGGATAACAGGAAACCATGTGTCACTTCAATCCTGTCATGGTGTGGTGGCAGTGTCGAGTGATAACAGGGAGATCGGCGATGAAGACGTTCTAAGAGTGATGGATGCAGCCCAGGTTGTATCGATTCCTCCAGAAAGGGAAATCATCAACGTAATCCCAAGACAGTTCATCGTGGATGGATTGGATGAGATTACAGATCCCAGGGGTATGATCGGTGTCCGGCTTGAAATGGAAGGCACCATCATTACGGGATCCAAGACGATTTTACATAATACTCTCCGTTGTGTAGAAAAAGCCGGCCTTGAAATTGTCGATATCGTCCTTCAGCCCTTAGCGGCAGGTACGGTGGCTTTATCAAAGGATGAAAAGAACCTGGGAGCTGCCCTCATCGACATAGGTGGCGGTTCTACGACTATTGCCGTTTTCGAACAGGGACACCTGAAGGCGACAACCGTGCTTCCCGTTGGCGGGGAGCATATCACGAAGGATTTGTCGATCGGATTACGGACCTCAACGGACGACGCTGAAAAAATCAAAACAAAATATGGACATGCATTCTATGACCATGCGTCAGAAGATGAAGTGTTCAGCGTGCCAATTATTGGCAGTGATCAACATCAGCAATTTAATCAATTAGAAATTTCTGATATCATAGAAGCAAGGCTTGAAGAGATCCTTGACCTCATCAGCCACGAGCTGAAACGATTGGGAATCAGGGACCTGCCAGGTGGATATGTTCTAACTGGTGGTGTAGCAAATCTTCCAGGTGTGTTAGAATTAGCACAAATCGTTTTCCAAAATCGTGTACGTGTGGCAATTCCTGATTATATCGGTGTACGGGAACCCCAGTATACGACAGCAGTCGGATTGATTAAATACGCTCAAAAGAATGCTAGATTGCAAGGAAGATCTGTAAGCGCGGAACCAGTGCCTGTAGAGGCAGCTGAGAAGCGTCAATCAAAACCCGTGAATAAAAAGCCGAAGCCTGCAAAGATAAAAGAAGAAGAACATGAAGATGAAAAGGCCATGTCAAAAGTGAAAAAGTTCTTTGGATACTTCTTTGAATAA